A genomic region of Papaver somniferum cultivar HN1 chromosome 7, ASM357369v1, whole genome shotgun sequence contains the following coding sequences:
- the LOC113293293 gene encoding histone deacetylase HDT2-like isoform X2: protein MSDVSSYDGSENDSDKGIKCKEDSSAVSPDENDDDGTSSDPEDGSSKGGDEDISKVQNSKLKLSKRRAGETLTSGNPNKKARPSMPAHHHAKKPIRGEKLKQETSKSAATLVPCNFCKRSFQSEHALEAHTRALHRTPKSQISKARRKK from the exons ATGAGTGATGTTAGCTCTTATGATGGTTCGGAGAACGATTCTGATAAGGGGATAAAGTGTAAAGAG GACAGTAGTGCAGTTTCTCCTGATGAGAATGACGACGATGGTACCTCTAGTGACCCTGAGGATGGTAGCTCCAAGGGTGGGGATGAAGATATTTCTAAG GTTCAGAATTCAAAGCTTAAGCTGAGCAAGAGAAGAGCTGGTGAGACTCTTACGTCTGGAAACCCTAACAAGAAGGCTAGACCGAGTATGCCTG CTCATCATCATGCAAAGAAGCCCATTAGGGGAGAGAAATTAAAGCAAGAAACTTCAAAATCTGCTGCAACTCTGGTGCCATGCAACTTTTGTAAAAG GAGTTTCCAATCAGAGCATGCTCTAGAAGCTCATACCAGGGCGTTGCATCGAACCCCAAAATCGCAGATTTCCAAGGCGAGACGAAAGAAATAG
- the LOC113293293 gene encoding histone deacetylase HDT2-like isoform X1, whose product MCLLEDATWVAKPVLEIVVDPTMSDVSSYDGSENDSDKGIKCKEDSSAVSPDENDDDGTSSDPEDGSSKGGDEDISKVQNSKLKLSKRRAGETLTSGNPNKKARPSMPAHHHAKKPIRGEKLKQETSKSAATLVPCNFCKRSFQSEHALEAHTRALHRTPKSQISKARRKK is encoded by the exons ATGTGTCTACTGGAAGATGCTACCTGGGTAGCTAAACCTGTGCTGGAAATAGTAGTAGATCCAACTATGAGTGATGTTAGCTCTTATGATGGTTCGGAGAACGATTCTGATAAGGGGATAAAGTGTAAAGAG GACAGTAGTGCAGTTTCTCCTGATGAGAATGACGACGATGGTACCTCTAGTGACCCTGAGGATGGTAGCTCCAAGGGTGGGGATGAAGATATTTCTAAG GTTCAGAATTCAAAGCTTAAGCTGAGCAAGAGAAGAGCTGGTGAGACTCTTACGTCTGGAAACCCTAACAAGAAGGCTAGACCGAGTATGCCTG CTCATCATCATGCAAAGAAGCCCATTAGGGGAGAGAAATTAAAGCAAGAAACTTCAAAATCTGCTGCAACTCTGGTGCCATGCAACTTTTGTAAAAG GAGTTTCCAATCAGAGCATGCTCTAGAAGCTCATACCAGGGCGTTGCATCGAACCCCAAAATCGCAGATTTCCAAGGCGAGACGAAAGAAATAG